One genomic window of Conger conger chromosome 7, fConCon1.1, whole genome shotgun sequence includes the following:
- the LOC133133433 gene encoding olfactory receptor 1F1-like, which translates to MSPLNSALFKNTTNDNIVHPDYFVISGFAGIPQTKYYYVFLCFVYALTIIGNTFVMFMIYIDHCLHSPKYIVVFNLALSDLCGSTALVPLVIDTFLFKSHLMSFHACLTSMFFVLGFITVQSFSLAALSYDRCVAICFPLRFNDIVTNKSMSFIIAILWIIAALAFLVAVIYINKLSFCRSNVINSYFCDHGPLHLLACNDNTPSTVMNWACQVVIFWLPVIFIVSSYICITRALLKIAAASERLKAMKTCTSHLILVAVFYLPLCVSFALGGALHMNARIINMSLASVMPQMLNPFIYSLKTDEFRESIKKLYRRKKMHITGRNT; encoded by the coding sequence ATGAGCCCCCTGAATTCAGCCCTCTTTAAAAACACCACTAATGATAATATAGTCCATCCTGATTACTTTGTCATTAGTGGTTTTGCTGGCATTCCCCAAACAAAATACTACTATGTCTTCTTGTGTTTTGTTTATGCTCTGACTATAATAGGAAACActtttgtcatgtttatgatttacattgaccactgtcttcacagtccaAAATACATTGTCGTTTTTAACTTGGCTCTGTCCGACTTGTGTGGAAGCACTGCACTTGTTCCTCTGGTGATTGATACCTTCCTTTTTAAATCGCATTTAATGTCCTTCCATGCCTGCTTAACtagcatgttttttgttttggggtttatCACGGTGCAGTCATTCAGTCTAGCTGCTCTGTCCTACGATAGATGTGTTGCTATCTGCTTTCCACTGAGATTCAATGACATTGTGACAAATAAATCAATGTCATTCATCATAGCCATATTATGGATCATTGCCGCACTGGCTTTTCTCGTAGCTGTGATTTATATTAACAAACTGTCCTTCTGCAGATCCAATGTGATAAACAGTTATTTCTGTGATCACGGACCCCTCCACCTTTTGGCGTGCAATGACAACACTCCAAGTACTGTGATGAATTGGGCATGCCAGGTCGTGATTTTCTGGTTACCAGTAATTTTTATTGTGAGCTCATACATTTGTATAACCAGAGCACTATTGAAAATCGCAGCAGCCTCAGAGCGCCTGAAAGCCATGAAAACCTGCACCTCTCATTTGATCTTGGTGGCCGTGTTTTATCTTCCGTTGTGTGTGTCCTTTGCACTGGGCGGGGCCCTGCACATGAACGCCCGGATCATTAACATGTCACTGGCGAGTGTCATGCCGCAGATGCTGAATCCATTCATCTACTCACTGAAGACAGATGAATTCAGAGAATCCATTAAAAAGCTGTACAGAAGAAAGAAGATGCACATCACCGGAAGgaatacatga
- the LOC133133432 gene encoding olfactory receptor 1-like, giving the protein MSPLNSADFTNGSIVHPDFFYISGFAGIPHTNYYYIFLGFVYAVTVLGNTFVMFMIYTDRRLHSPKYIAVFNLALSDLCGSTAFIPQLIDTFLFKSHLISFEVCLTNMFFVLDFLTMQSFTLTVLSYDRCIAICFPLRYNEIVTNKSVLLITAILWIIAGTAILIAVIFVNTLSFCKSTVVHSYFCDHGIIHRMACNDNTPSSVIVWSHPIMIFWLPSISIVVTYICIARALLKITASERLKAMKTCTSHLILVSVFYLPMSISVALGSSMHPNARIINMSLATVLPPMLNPIIYSLNTEEFTESIKKLYRRKTIHITVRKN; this is encoded by the coding sequence ATGAGCCCCCTGAATTCAGCCGACTTTACAAACGGCAGTATTGTGCATCCTGACTTCTTTTACATAAGTGGATTTGCTGGTATTCCCCACACAAACTACTATTATATCTTCTTGGGCTTTGTTTATGCTGTGACTGTACTGGGAAACActtttgtcatgtttatgattTACACTGACCGCCGTCTTCACAGTCCAAAATACattgcagtttttaatttggctcTGTCCGACTTGTGTGGAAGCACTGCATTCATTCCTCAGTTGATTGACACCTTCCTGTTTAAATCACACTTAATCTCCTTTGAGGTCTGCTtaacaaacatgttttttgttttagactTTCTCACTATGCAGTCTTTCACTCTAACTGTCCTTTCCTATGATAGATGTATTGCTATATGTTTTCCACTGAGATACAATGAGATTGTTACGAATAAATCAGTGTTGCTCATCACAGCTATATTGTGGATCATTGCAGGAACAGCCATTCTCATAGCTGTGATTTTTgtcaacacactgtcattctgtAAATCAACTGTGGTGCACAGTTATTTCTGTGATCATGGAATCATACACCGTATGGCATGCAACGACAACACGCCAAGTTCTGTGATTGTTTGGTCACATCCTATTATGATTTTCTGGCTTCCGTCAATTTCTATTGTAGTGACATACATTTGCATAGCCAGAGCATTATTAAAAATCACAGCCTCAGAGCGCCTCAAAGCCATGAAAACCTGCACCTCTCATTTGATcttagtgagtgtgttttatcTTCCCATGAGCATCTCTGTTGCACTGGGCTCCTCCATGCACCCAAACGCCAGGATCATTAACATGTCTCTGGCGACCGTATTGCCACCGATGCTGAATCCAATCATTTActctctgaacactgaagaattCACAGAATCCATTAAAAAGCTGTACAGAAGAAAGACGATACACATCACTGTCAGGAAAAACTGA
- the LOC133133430 gene encoding olfactory receptor 1F1-like yields the protein MSPLNSADFTNASIVHPDFFFISGFAGIPYTNYYYIFLGFVYAVTVLANTFVMFMIYTDRCLHSPKYIAVFNLAVSDLCGSTALIPQLIDTFLFKSHLISFEACLTNMFFVLDFITMQSFTLTVLSYDRCVAICFPLRYNEIVTNKSMLLITAILWIIAGTAILIAVIFVNTLSFCKSTVVHSYFCDHGIIHRMACNDNTPSSVIVWSHPIMISWLPSLFIIVTYICIARALLKITASERLKAMKTCSSHLILVSVFYLPMSISVALGSSMHPNARIINMSLATVLPPMLNPIIYSLNTEEFSECIKKLYRRKTIHITIRKK from the coding sequence ATGAGCCCCCTGAATTCAGCTGACTTTACAAACGCCAGTATTGTGCATCCTGACTTCTTTTTCATCAGTGGATTTGCTGGTATTCCCTACACAAACTACTACTATATCTTTTTGGGCTTTGTTTATGCTGTGACTGTACTGGCAAACActtttgtcatgtttatgattTACACTGACCGCTGTCTTCACAGTCCAAAATACattgcagtttttaatttggctgtgTCTGACTTGTGTGGAAGCACTGCACTCATTCCTCAGTTGATTGATACCTTCCTGTTTAAATCACATTTGATCTCCTTTGAGGCCTGCTtaacaaacatgttttttgttttagactTTATCACGATGCAGTCTTTCACTCTAACTGTCCTTTCTTATGATAGATGTGTTGCTATATGTTTTCCACTGAGATACAATGAGATTGTTACGAATAAATCAATGTTGCTCATCACAGCCATATTGTGGATCATTGCAGGAACAGCCATTCTCATAGCTGTGATTTTTgtcaacacactgtcattctgcAAATCCACTGTGGTGCACAGTTATTTCTGTGATCATGGAATCATACACCGTATGGCATGCAACGACAACACGCCAAGTTCTGTGATTGTTTGGTCACATCCTATTATGATTTCCTGGCTTCCGTCACTTTTTATCATAGtcacatacatttgcatagcCAGAGCGTTATTAAAAATCACAGCCTCAGAGCGCCTCAAAGCCATGAAAACCTGCAGCTCTCATTTGATcctggtgagtgtgttttatcTTCCCATGAGCATCTCTGTTGCACTGGGCTCCTCCATGCATCCGAACGCCAGAATTATTAACATGTCTCTGGCGACCGTATTGCCACCTATGCTGAATCCAATCATTtactcactgaacactgaagaattcagtgaatgcattaaaaagctgtacaGAAGAAAGACGATACACATCACTatcaggaaaaaataa